A DNA window from Centroberyx gerrardi isolate f3 chromosome 5, fCenGer3.hap1.cur.20231027, whole genome shotgun sequence contains the following coding sequences:
- the LOC139921403 gene encoding constitutive coactivator of PPAR-gamma-like protein 1 isoform X3 — MGQAAGEREADSPADHQPRPEQGDPAAKSLVSSSRVHGPLHPTGAPQVPHRGNHILPDEDLAAFHWSLLGPEHPLASLKVRAHQLVLPPCDVVIKAVADYVRNMQDISDLEAIAKDIFKHSQSCTDDKVIRFKKAVEYYSAASKPPQFPPQLVRPKQIGVPAAAPQYASPKMLNIPQAPLPVKPGVQHSYPDPLAERSLALDSVGKGFPEQNSFSNIPHEGKHTPLYERSSPINPGQGSSPNHTESAFFNTSSTSSSSENEESTGTTANHVNDHKGEWEKNGNNSHSENTPEGEPGDQTKADFCASSAVSPGSQAGGHHSLNAHIPSLLSMPTRNHMDITIPPLPAVAPEVLRVAEHRHKKGLMYPYIYHVLTKGEIKISVTIEDEANKDLPSAVQLFRPIRQYVYGVLFSLAEAKKKAERLAMRKNCLPEYSPVMVKEWAAYKGKSPHTPELVEALPFREWTCPNLKKLWLGKAVEDKNRRMRAFLACMRSDTPAMLNPANVPTPLMVLCCVLRFMLQWPGVRILRRNELDAFLAQALSPKLYEPDQLQELKIDNLDPRGVQLAALFMSGVDMALFANDVCGQPIPWEHCCPWMYFDGKLLQSKLIRANREKAQLIDLCDGQVELVAKVEKMRQSILEGLNFSRPPHPLPFPPPPPPPPHGMPFYPPTGSFYPPPPMMPPQGRGRGMPGLQAISTQGGKLEIAGTVVGQWAGSRRSRGRGGFPIQVVSVGGPNRGRPRGVISTPVIRTFGRGGRYYARGFRSQGTYQSKPDHTSAHDAVKERKKPKPEEKKSTPAPCEGSTTENGVEDKESDQLNGDKDESRALIQPESAFSSDSKMCNTNPHLNALNVDSGCHRDEALGATVLKKEA; from the exons GAAATCACATACTGCCTGATGAAGACTTGGCTGCCTTTCACTGGAGCTTACTTGGTCCAGAGCATCCTTTAGCATCTTTGAAG GTGCGTGCCCACCAGCTTGTGCTCCCACCCTGTGATGTTGTAATCAAGGCTGTGGCCGACTACGTCCGCAACATGCAAGACATCAGTGACTTGGAAGCCATTGCTAAGGACATTTTCAAGCATTCACAG TCCTGCACTGATGACAAAGTGATTCGCTTCAAGAAGGCAGTGGAGTACTACTCAGCGGCCAGCAAACCCCCCCAGTTCCCTCCACAGTTAG TCAGACCAAAGCAGATTGGAGTTCCTGCTGCAGCGCCACAATATGCATCTCCAAAAATGCTCAACATTCCACAGGCGCCGCTGCCTGTAAAACCCGGG GTCCAGCACTCCTACCCAGACCCGCTGGCGGAGCGTAGTCTGGCTCTGGACTCGGTGGGGAAAGGCTTCCCAGAGCAGAACAGCTTCAGCAACATTCCTCATGAAGGGAAGCACACGCCGCTGTATGAGAGGTCATCCCCCATCAACCCCGGCCAGGGCAGCAGCCCCAACCATACGGAGAGCGCGTTCTTCAACACCTCctccacatcctcctcctcggAGAACGAGGAGAGCACAGGCACAACTGCCAA tcATGTTAATGACCATAAAGGAGAATGGGAGAAAAATGGAAACAATTCTCATTCGGAAAACACACCAGAGGGAGAACCGGGGGACCAAACAAAA gcGGACTTCTGCGCGAGCTCCGCTGTGAGCCCGGGCTCGCAGGCCGGGGGCCACCACAGCCTGAACGCCCACATCCCCTCGCTCCTCTCCATGCCCACCAGGAACCACATGGACATCACCATCCCACCTCTTCCCGCCGTGGCCCCCGAGGTCCTGCGGGTCGCTGAGCACAGACACAAGAAGGGCCTCATGTACCCTTACATCTACCATGTCCTCACCAAG GGAGAGATTAAGATATCTGTCACCATTGAAGATGAAGCTAACAAAGACCTGCCTTCAGCAGTGCAGCTGTTTCGGCCTATCCGCCAATATGTTTACGGAGTGCTCTTCAGCCTGGCTGAGGCCAAGAAGAAGGCTGAGAGACTAGCCATGAGGAAAAATTGCCTCCCCGAGT ATTCACCTGTCATGGTGAAAGAGTGGGCAGCCTACAAAGGCAAGTCTCCCCACACTCCAGAGCTGGTGGAGGCTCTGCCCTTCCGGGAGTGGACCTGTCCCAACCTGAAGAAGCTGTGGCTGGGGAAGGCCGTGGAAGACAAGAACCGCAGGATGAGGGCTTTCTTGGCCTGCATGCGCTCCGACACCCCAGCTATGCTGAACCCTGCCAACGTCCCCACGCCCCTCATGGTGCTCTGTTGTGTGCTGCG GTTTATGTTACAATGGCCAGGAGTAAGAATTTTGCGTCGTAACGAACTTGACGCTTTCCTAGCCCAAGCACTTTCTCCTAAACTATATGAGCCTGACCAGCTGCAGGAACTGAAG ATTGACAACTTGGACCCCCGAGGTGTCCAGCTTGCCGCTCTGTTCATGAGTGGAGTGGACATGGCTCTGTTTGCCAACGATGTGTGCGGCCAGCCTATCCCATGGGAGCACTGCTGTCCCTGGATGTACTTTGACGGCAAGCTGCTTCAGAGTAAACTCATCAGGGCCAACCGGGAGAAGGCCCAACTCATTGACCTCTGTGATGGTCAG GTTGAGCTGGTTGCCAAGGTGGAGAAGATGCGTCAGAGTATCCTGGAGGGTCTGAACTTTTCTCGTCCACCTCATCCCCTCCCGTTccccccgccgccgccaccgcctcCTCACGGGATGCCTTTCTACCCCCCCACTGGCTCCTTCTACCCTCCACCCCCTATGATGCCTCCTCAAGGGCGAGGCAGGGGTATGCCTG GACTTCAAGCAATTTCCACGCAGGGTGGGAAGCTGGAGATAGCTGGCACTGTGGTGGGTCAGTGGGCCGGTAGCCGACGTAGCCGGGGAAGAGGAGGCTTCCCTATCCAGGTGGTGTCTGTTGGTGGACCAAACAGAGG TCGTCCAAGAGGTGTGATTTCCACACCTGTCATAAGGACCTTTGGTCGAGGAGGCAGGTACTATGCTCGAGGCTTCAGGAGTCAGGGAACATACCAG AGTAAGCCTGATCATACCTCTGCACACGAtgcagtgaaggagagaaagaaacccAAGCCGGAGGAGAAGAAATCCACTCCTGCGCCATGCGAAGGTTCAACCACGGAGAACGGCGTGGAGGATAAAGAGTCGGACCAGCTGAACGGAGATAAAGACGAAAGCAGGGCTCTCATCCAACCTGAAAGTGCCTTTAGCAGTGACTCCAAGATGTGCAATACTAATCCTCACTTAAATGCACTAAATGTAGACAGCGGCTGCCATAGAGACGAAGCTCTTGGCGCCACGGTCTTAAAAAAAGAAGCGTAA